A section of the Paenibacillus yonginensis genome encodes:
- a CDS encoding ThuA domain-containing protein codes for MEVKTLLLGDQEQASYHPLEEVRETLTALLGTDFQVEAAEDRSHLSADRLSLSEYGLCISYTDSWQRAPHAREIAGLIQYVAGGGGLLAIHNGISLQAAPELAQLIGGKFTGHPKYTGLEFSLTEAEHPVSSGLQGFMLDEEPYRFELDPLAQVEVLLTYSHEGQEWPAAWARNYGLGRVVFLMPGHHLPSFQHEGYRQWIVQAARWAAGRL; via the coding sequence GTGGAGGTCAAAACTTTGTTGCTAGGGGATCAAGAGCAGGCTTCCTACCACCCTTTGGAGGAAGTGAGAGAAACCTTAACGGCTCTGTTAGGGACGGACTTTCAAGTGGAAGCTGCGGAAGACCGCAGCCATTTGTCTGCAGACCGGCTTTCTTTATCCGAATATGGACTGTGTATCTCCTATACAGACAGCTGGCAGAGAGCGCCGCATGCCCGGGAAATCGCGGGACTCATCCAATACGTAGCCGGAGGAGGGGGCCTGCTGGCGATTCATAACGGCATCTCGCTTCAGGCCGCTCCGGAGCTGGCGCAGCTGATCGGAGGCAAATTTACCGGACATCCCAAGTATACCGGTCTGGAGTTTAGCCTGACAGAGGCCGAACATCCGGTCAGTTCAGGCCTGCAGGGGTTCATGCTGGACGAGGAGCCTTATCGTTTCGAGCTGGACCCGCTTGCTCAAGTCGAGGTGCTGCTGACTTACAGCCATGAAGGACAGGAATGGCCGGCGGCTTGGGCCAGAAATTATGGTCTTGGCCGGGTGGTCTTCCTGATGCCCGGACATCATCTTCCCTCCTTTCAGCATGAGGGATATCGGCAATGGATTGTACAGGCTGCCCGCTGGGCGGCAGGAAGGCTGTAA
- a CDS encoding AraC family transcriptional regulator, whose protein sequence is MTVKPHKIAQHYIDAGQDIQFYYTGTEQCLPGHSWGPGIKDHYKILYIHSGQGIYRTPRETHRLSAGQAFLLTPGELSFYQADDNDPWNYSWVAFNGSQAELYLRQAGFTREHPVISCSKDAEIRACLNRLFDANQQPYSNPLRISSALYAFLSILLEPDIQEPALPQKQQIHNDYVRQGICYIQRHYTQPITIENMASALGLHRKYIAQLFKASTGLPPQQYLTRYRMEKACELLSQTALSIKEIAFSVGYADQLLFSRMFKKTTGYSPTDYRMTKTAGSESL, encoded by the coding sequence ATGACTGTCAAGCCGCATAAAATCGCCCAGCATTATATAGACGCCGGCCAGGACATCCAGTTCTATTATACCGGCACAGAGCAGTGCTTACCCGGCCATTCCTGGGGGCCCGGGATTAAAGACCATTACAAAATTCTGTACATTCACAGCGGACAAGGCATCTACCGGACACCTCGGGAAACCCACCGCTTATCAGCAGGCCAGGCTTTCCTTCTGACTCCTGGGGAACTCAGCTTCTATCAGGCCGATGACAATGACCCTTGGAATTATTCCTGGGTAGCCTTTAACGGCAGCCAGGCAGAGCTTTATCTCCGGCAGGCGGGCTTTACCCGCGAGCATCCGGTGATCTCCTGCTCCAAAGACGCTGAAATCCGGGCCTGTCTGAACCGCCTGTTTGATGCCAATCAGCAGCCTTACAGCAACCCGCTTCGCATCTCATCCGCCCTTTATGCCTTCTTGTCCATTCTGCTGGAGCCGGACATTCAGGAGCCTGCACTGCCGCAGAAGCAGCAGATCCACAACGATTACGTCAGACAAGGGATCTGTTATATCCAGCGGCATTATACGCAGCCGATTACCATTGAGAATATGGCCTCGGCACTCGGTCTGCACCGCAAATACATCGCTCAGCTGTTCAAAGCGTCCACCGGCTTGCCCCCGCAGCAGTACCTGACCCGGTACCGGATGGAAAAAGCCTGCGAGCTGCTGTCCCAAACCGCCCTCTCCATCAAAGAAATCGCCTTCTCCGTCGGTTATGCGGATCAGCTGCTGTTCTCGCGGATGTTCAAGAAGACGACCGGGTACTCTCCCACGGATTACCGCATGACAAAAACCGCCGGATCCGAGAGCTTGTAG
- a CDS encoding NADH:flavin oxidoreductase — MSHSPSNSSSFEALFEPITIKSLRLPSRLVMAPMTRAMSPHGVPGANVAAYYRRRAENGVGLIVTEGTLVPHPAAGDTLNVPFFYGEEALRGWAEVVRQVHDAGGKIFPQIWHVGMSRQKDSGPNPEVPPIGPSGLDLEGNPSTEPMTEAEIAKVVQAFAAAAADAKRIGFDGVEIHGAHGYLIDQFLWEKTNRRTDRYGGDMMKRAQFAIEVIKAVRAAVGPDYPVAFRLSQWKMSDYGAKLADTPEKLGQLVSALSDAGVDLFHCSTRRFWEPEFAGSDLNLAGWVKKLTGKPVITVGSVGLDSEFTALFSEGRSAGFKDLQELLERLSRQEFDLVAVGRALLLDPEWAVKILEGRLDEIRTFTPEALQKLY; from the coding sequence ATGAGTCATTCACCATCCAACTCTTCGTCTTTCGAAGCCTTGTTCGAGCCGATCACGATCAAGTCTCTGCGGCTGCCGTCACGCCTCGTGATGGCGCCGATGACACGCGCGATGTCGCCGCACGGAGTTCCAGGCGCAAATGTCGCCGCCTATTACCGCCGCCGCGCCGAAAATGGCGTAGGTTTGATCGTCACCGAAGGCACCCTGGTTCCTCATCCGGCTGCAGGCGATACGCTGAATGTGCCGTTTTTCTACGGGGAAGAAGCGCTGCGCGGATGGGCCGAGGTCGTTCGCCAGGTTCATGATGCCGGGGGCAAAATCTTCCCGCAAATCTGGCATGTCGGCATGTCCCGCCAGAAGGACTCCGGTCCAAATCCGGAAGTCCCGCCGATTGGCCCATCCGGACTGGACCTGGAGGGGAATCCATCTACGGAGCCGATGACCGAGGCGGAGATCGCCAAGGTCGTTCAGGCGTTCGCTGCGGCTGCGGCCGATGCGAAGCGGATCGGCTTCGACGGCGTCGAAATTCACGGGGCGCATGGTTATCTGATCGACCAGTTCCTGTGGGAGAAGACAAACCGCCGCACAGACCGATACGGAGGGGACATGATGAAGAGGGCCCAGTTCGCGATTGAGGTCATCAAGGCCGTCCGCGCTGCCGTTGGCCCCGATTATCCGGTGGCCTTCCGGTTGTCTCAATGGAAAATGAGTGATTACGGGGCCAAGCTTGCCGATACGCCCGAGAAGCTGGGCCAGCTTGTCTCGGCCCTTTCGGACGCGGGAGTTGATCTGTTCCACTGCTCAACCCGGCGTTTCTGGGAGCCGGAATTTGCAGGCTCTGATTTGAATCTGGCCGGGTGGGTGAAGAAGCTGACCGGCAAACCCGTCATTACTGTAGGTTCTGTTGGTCTCGACAGCGAATTCACCGCTCTCTTTAGCGAAGGGCGAAGCGCCGGATTCAAGGACCTTCAGGAACTGCTGGAGCGTCTGAGCCGCCAAGAATTCGATCTTGTGGCAGTTGGACGCGCGCTGCTGCTCGACCCGGAGTGGGCGGTGAAAATCCTCGAGGGTCGGCTGGATGAAATCCGGACGTTTACGCCGGAAGCCCTGCAGAAGCTTTATTAA
- a CDS encoding glycerol-3-phosphate responsive antiterminator gives MPFGQQYILPAVKTAKEMEAVLDTPYVYLVLLGGRLARLRPLIELAERAGKQVLLHADLVDELKNDEYAAEYLCQAVRPAGLISTRSSVVQKAKQNKLVAVQRMFLIDSGALESNYALFEKNPPDYIEVLPGIVPSLIQEVKARTGIPIIAGGFIRTPADVEAALAAGAQAITTSRQELWCD, from the coding sequence ATGCCCTTCGGACAGCAATACATACTGCCGGCTGTTAAAACAGCCAAAGAAATGGAAGCGGTGCTGGACACTCCTTATGTGTATCTCGTCCTGCTTGGCGGCAGGCTGGCCCGTCTTCGGCCCCTGATCGAACTTGCAGAGCGGGCCGGCAAGCAAGTGCTGCTGCACGCCGATCTCGTAGACGAATTGAAAAATGATGAATATGCAGCGGAATATTTGTGCCAGGCGGTCAGGCCGGCTGGTTTGATCTCCACCCGGTCCAGCGTGGTCCAGAAAGCAAAGCAGAACAAGCTCGTCGCGGTTCAGCGCATGTTCCTGATTGATTCGGGAGCCCTGGAGAGCAATTACGCCTTGTTTGAGAAAAATCCCCCCGATTACATCGAAGTTCTGCCGGGCATCGTGCCTTCGCTGATTCAGGAGGTCAAAGCCCGCACGGGCATTCCGATTATTGCCGGCGGGTTCATTCGCACGCCTGCGGATGTCGAGGCGGCGCTTGCAGCGGGCGCACAGGCCATTACCACATCAAGACAGGAGTTATGGTGTGATTAA
- a CDS encoding SDR family NAD(P)-dependent oxidoreductase — MNRYAFVTGADRGVGLALVKGLLARGYTVFAGQYMPEWTELAELKREQGDSLLLVPLDIGSGYSVGEAAKQVTAVTDRLELLVNAAAILGDTEASIEDELNFEEMQQVYNVNTLGALRVTNALIGLVLKGEGKLVVNISSEAGSVEDSERTGWFAYCMSKSALNMQSKLIFNRIAPQGGKVLVVHPGWVRTYMSGQLSTEGELSADESAAAILRLSDERLQPGYKQQELSLIDYSGRQMNW, encoded by the coding sequence TTGAACAGGTATGCATTTGTAACCGGAGCCGACCGGGGAGTCGGGCTGGCGCTGGTAAAAGGGCTGCTGGCACGGGGATACACCGTGTTTGCGGGTCAGTACATGCCGGAGTGGACGGAGCTCGCCGAGCTGAAGCGGGAGCAGGGGGATTCGCTCCTGCTTGTTCCGCTTGATATTGGAAGTGGATACAGTGTTGGCGAAGCGGCCAAGCAGGTCACTGCCGTTACAGACCGGCTGGAGCTGCTGGTCAACGCGGCAGCCATTTTGGGCGACACGGAAGCAAGTATCGAAGATGAACTGAATTTTGAAGAGATGCAGCAGGTCTACAACGTAAATACACTTGGGGCGCTAAGGGTCACGAATGCCCTGATCGGCCTTGTGCTTAAAGGCGAAGGCAAGCTTGTGGTAAATATTTCTTCGGAAGCAGGAAGCGTCGAAGACAGCGAACGCACCGGCTGGTTTGCTTACTGCATGTCCAAATCGGCGCTCAATATGCAGTCCAAGCTGATTTTTAACCGGATAGCCCCTCAGGGGGGCAAGGTGCTGGTTGTGCATCCGGGCTGGGTACGGACCTATATGTCCGGCCAGCTCAGCACGGAAGGCGAATTGTCAGCCGATGAGTCGGCTGCTGCGATTCTCCGGCTGTCCGACGAACGTCTACAGCCCGGATACAAGCAGCAGGAGCTGTCGCTGATCGATTACAGCGGCAGGCAGATGAACTGGTAA
- a CDS encoding DUF3231 family protein, with product MSDKGPLPLTSSEMGLLWTTYINDTMSVCVLKHFISNTEDPEVKTLVELTLEFSSRHVKLLKELFNKENFAVPKGFTEEDVNVRAKRLFSDYFYLYYIKNMAKVGLAVHSLAYSMSMRADIRSFYHECLEQVTLMDQKATELLLAKGLFIRPPYIPVPEKAGFVESTRFLSGGFFGFRSKRPLSTIEIGHLFSNVQTNALGRALLIGLSQVVQSEEIRKYLKRGADISSKHIKIFSDFLLDDNLPAPMTWESEITTSTEAPFSDKLILFHMSLLVAAGTGNYGVATAASPRKDIAAAYIRLAAEIAAYAEDGAVMMIKHGYLEEPPEAPDREALAQS from the coding sequence ATGAGTGACAAGGGACCGCTCCCTCTAACCTCCTCGGAGATGGGTTTGCTTTGGACGACCTATATCAACGATACAATGTCGGTTTGTGTCTTAAAGCATTTTATAAGCAACACCGAAGACCCGGAAGTCAAGACCCTTGTCGAATTAACGCTGGAATTTTCAAGCAGGCATGTGAAGCTCCTCAAAGAGCTGTTTAATAAAGAGAACTTTGCTGTCCCCAAAGGTTTTACTGAAGAAGATGTAAACGTTCGGGCCAAACGTTTGTTTTCAGATTATTTTTACCTCTACTACATCAAAAATATGGCGAAAGTCGGTCTGGCTGTGCACAGCCTGGCTTATTCTATGAGCATGCGCGCGGACATAAGAAGCTTCTACCATGAATGCCTGGAGCAGGTTACTCTTATGGATCAAAAAGCTACTGAGCTGCTGTTGGCTAAAGGTTTGTTCATCCGCCCGCCTTACATCCCAGTTCCGGAGAAAGCGGGATTTGTGGAGAGCACCCGCTTTCTGTCAGGCGGTTTTTTTGGCTTTCGCAGTAAACGCCCCCTTTCCACAATCGAAATCGGCCATTTATTCTCCAATGTGCAAACTAATGCTTTGGGTAGAGCGCTGTTAATCGGTCTCTCCCAGGTGGTTCAGTCGGAAGAAATCCGCAAGTATCTGAAGCGGGGAGCGGATATTTCAAGCAAGCATATTAAGATTTTCTCCGATTTCCTGCTGGATGATAACCTGCCCGCGCCAATGACCTGGGAGTCGGAAATTACGACATCCACGGAGGCACCGTTCTCGGATAAGCTGATCCTCTTCCATATGTCTCTCCTGGTGGCGGCAGGAACCGGGAACTATGGGGTGGCGACGGCGGCAAGCCCAAGAAAAGACATAGCGGCAGCCTATATCAGGCTTGCTGCAGAAATTGCTGCTTATGCCGAAGACGGGGCGGTTATGATGATCAAACACGGTTATCTGGAGGAGCCGCCAGAGGCGCCGGACCGTGAGGCATTGGCCCAATCCTGA
- a CDS encoding ATP-dependent DNA helicase, with translation MSRYPFEYDPSRPFIEQAGEWIGDVFYEVLPEAGFEIRDEQIYMAYQVERAFADKMPIFAEAGVGTGKTLVYLLYSICYARYTRKPAVIACADESLIEQLVKPEGDIAKLARHLGLEIDARLAKSPDQYLCLKKLDQAQNIQDDSLPLAELYGTIPDFVHAHGALQEFHPYGDRRDYPDMTDEQWGRVNWDSFQDCFACELRHRCGQTLSRDHYRKAADLIICSHDYYMEHVWTYEGRKREGQLPLLPEHCAVVFDEGHLLESAAMKALGYRMKHTVFEELISRLLQNEIRETLAVLVDEAILQSERMFAAIRRQSHKVPGSDRMSIELNPALLREVHRLRTVISAIEEELVFEGELYTIDSYQLRIVEEHLEMMGIALRLFEESGALICWAAEEKDGLTLSVMPRNVKQVLEERVFSQRMPIVFSSATMSVGKSFSFMADSLGIKNYLSFSVDSPYDYVTRMKAYIPEPLQGGFEGKIKLALRLIRHTEGRALVLLRTQEELRRFKAATAGLPELAEYRLLFEGDREISHLISAFQNDEHSILAAVRLWEGLDVPGPSLSNLIVWSLPYPPNDPVFAAKRAEAADPFAEVDLPYMLLRLKQGIGRLIRSSSDAGMVTIMADPDEHPVHDYIGSVLPNGVELNKLEETAAL, from the coding sequence GTGAGCCGTTATCCTTTTGAATATGATCCTTCCCGTCCGTTCATCGAACAGGCGGGCGAATGGATCGGTGATGTGTTTTATGAAGTGCTGCCCGAAGCCGGATTTGAAATCCGGGACGAGCAGATTTATATGGCTTACCAGGTAGAACGGGCTTTTGCCGATAAAATGCCGATCTTTGCCGAAGCTGGGGTCGGGACGGGCAAGACGCTTGTTTATCTGCTGTACAGCATCTGTTATGCGCGTTATACACGCAAGCCGGCGGTCATCGCCTGTGCGGACGAATCGCTGATCGAGCAGCTGGTCAAGCCGGAAGGCGATATTGCCAAGCTGGCTCGCCATCTCGGTCTGGAGATCGACGCCCGGCTGGCGAAATCCCCGGATCAATATTTATGCCTGAAGAAGCTGGATCAGGCGCAGAATATCCAGGACGACAGCCTGCCGCTGGCCGAGCTGTACGGTACGATTCCCGATTTTGTCCATGCGCATGGTGCGCTTCAGGAGTTTCATCCTTACGGGGATCGGAGGGACTATCCCGATATGACCGATGAGCAGTGGGGCCGGGTCAACTGGGATTCGTTCCAGGACTGCTTCGCCTGCGAGCTGCGCCACCGCTGCGGGCAGACGTTGTCCCGTGATCATTACCGCAAAGCGGCGGATTTGATTATCTGCTCGCACGATTATTACATGGAGCATGTCTGGACTTACGAAGGCCGCAAACGGGAAGGCCAGCTGCCGCTGCTGCCCGAGCACTGCGCCGTCGTCTTTGACGAAGGGCATCTGCTCGAATCCGCGGCGATGAAGGCGCTGGGCTACCGGATGAAACATACGGTATTCGAGGAGCTGATCAGCCGCCTGCTTCAGAACGAAATCCGCGAAACGCTGGCCGTTCTGGTGGATGAAGCTATCCTGCAGAGTGAACGGATGTTTGCGGCCATCCGCCGCCAAAGCCATAAGGTGCCCGGCTCGGACCGGATGAGCATCGAGCTGAATCCGGCGCTGCTGCGCGAGGTTCACCGGCTGCGCACCGTCATTAGCGCCATCGAGGAGGAGCTTGTCTTTGAAGGCGAGCTGTACACGATCGACAGCTATCAGCTACGTATCGTCGAGGAGCATTTGGAGATGATGGGGATCGCCCTCCGGCTGTTTGAGGAGTCCGGGGCTTTAATCTGCTGGGCAGCCGAGGAGAAGGACGGCTTGACGCTCAGCGTCATGCCGCGCAACGTTAAGCAGGTGCTGGAGGAGCGCGTGTTCAGCCAGCGTATGCCGATTGTTTTCTCGTCGGCGACGATGTCGGTGGGCAAGTCCTTTTCGTTTATGGCCGATAGTCTGGGAATCAAGAATTACCTATCGTTCTCGGTTGATTCTCCATATGATTACGTAACGAGAATGAAGGCCTACATTCCTGAACCTCTTCAAGGCGGCTTTGAGGGGAAAATAAAACTCGCCTTGCGGTTAATCCGCCACACGGAGGGCCGGGCGCTGGTGCTGCTGCGGACGCAGGAGGAGCTTCGCCGCTTCAAGGCTGCGACAGCCGGCCTGCCGGAGCTGGCCGAATATCGCCTGCTGTTTGAAGGCGACCGGGAGATCAGCCATTTGATCTCGGCGTTTCAGAATGACGAACACAGCATCCTGGCCGCCGTCCGGCTTTGGGAAGGTCTCGACGTTCCAGGACCGTCGCTGTCGAACCTGATCGTCTGGTCCCTGCCTTATCCGCCAAATGACCCGGTATTCGCTGCTAAAAGGGCGGAGGCGGCTGATCCTTTTGCAGAGGTGGATCTTCCGTATATGCTGCTCCGTCTGAAGCAGGGAATCGGGCGGCTGATCCGTTCCAGCAGCGACGCAGGGATGGTCACGATTATGGCCGATCCGGATGAACATCCGGTTCACGACTACATTGGTTCCGTTCTGCCTAATGGCGTGGAGCTGAACAAGCTGGAGGAGACTGCGGCTTTATAG
- a CDS encoding aldo/keto reductase — protein sequence MEYTYLGRTGMKVSTLCLGTMNFGVDTDEKEAFRIMDAALDAGITFFDTANIYGWGENAGLTETLIGRWFALGGGRREKVVLATKVHGQMNDANDGPNDERGLSLYKIRRHLEGSLRRLQTDHIELYQMHHIDRRTSWEELWSGFEAMVNQGKVDYIGSSNFAGWHLAKAQAAAEKRNFLGLVSEQHLYNLVNRNAELEVLPAAQDYGLGVVVWSPLAGGLLGGSALKADKGKRTSHAQEQIERHRQQLEQYAKLCDELGESQANVALAWLLSNPAITAPIIGPRTIEQLENTLRAVEIKLDQAVLAELDRIFPGPGGAAPEAYAW from the coding sequence ATGGAATATACTTATTTGGGAAGAACAGGAATGAAAGTCAGCACCTTGTGTCTTGGAACGATGAATTTCGGTGTAGATACAGATGAGAAAGAAGCATTTCGTATTATGGATGCCGCGCTTGATGCGGGAATTACTTTTTTTGATACAGCAAATATTTACGGCTGGGGCGAGAACGCCGGTCTGACGGAGACCCTTATCGGCAGATGGTTTGCCCTGGGAGGAGGCCGCCGTGAGAAGGTGGTGCTGGCGACCAAGGTCCATGGTCAAATGAACGACGCGAACGATGGTCCCAATGACGAACGGGGGTTGTCGCTGTACAAAATCCGCCGCCATCTGGAAGGTTCCCTGCGCCGTCTGCAAACCGACCATATTGAGCTTTACCAGATGCACCACATTGACCGCCGCACCTCTTGGGAAGAGCTGTGGAGCGGGTTTGAAGCGATGGTGAACCAGGGCAAGGTCGATTACATCGGCTCGAGCAACTTCGCCGGCTGGCATTTGGCGAAAGCGCAGGCAGCCGCGGAGAAGCGGAATTTCCTGGGTCTTGTCAGCGAACAGCATTTATACAACCTTGTGAACCGCAATGCAGAGCTTGAAGTGCTTCCTGCAGCTCAGGATTATGGTCTGGGCGTCGTCGTCTGGAGTCCGCTGGCAGGCGGCCTGCTCGGCGGCAGCGCACTTAAGGCGGATAAAGGTAAACGTACAAGCCATGCTCAAGAGCAGATCGAACGCCATCGCCAGCAGCTGGAGCAGTATGCGAAGCTGTGCGATGAGCTCGGCGAGTCGCAAGCCAACGTGGCTTTGGCCTGGCTGCTGTCCAATCCGGCAATCACGGCGCCGATTATCGGGCCAAGAACGATTGAGCAGCTGGAGAATACGCTGCGTGCCGTAGAGATTAAGCTGGACCAGGCTGTGCTGGCTGAGCTGGACCGCATCTTCCCGGGTCCTGGAGGAGCTGCACCGGAAGCCTACGCCTGGTAA
- a CDS encoding glycerol-3-phosphate dehydrogenase/oxidase, producing the protein MNAGTPVSSLVPTKRAFSAFSREAILQQLEEGPLDVLIIGGGITGAGIALDAASRGLKTGLVEMQDFAAGTSSRSTKLVHGGLRYLKQLEIGVVAEVGKERAIVYENGPHVTTPEWMLLPFYEGGTFGPLSTSFGLRVYDFLAGVKKSERRSMLSPEETLRKEPLLKQEGLRGGGYYVEYRTDDARLTVEVMKKAAEYGAQAVNYTKVESLIYANEGGGEAKLTGVQITDLLSGRSYQLHAAKIVNAAGPWVDTIRELDRSKSGKTLRLTKGVHLVFDQSRFPLRQAVYFDTPDGRMVFAIPRGGKTYFGTTDTNYAGDIVHPLADRADRDYLLTAANFMFPNLKLENGDIESSWAGLRPLIQQEGKDPSEISRRDEIFHSPSGLISIAGGKLTGYRKMAEHVVDDVLRRLSAEGRLQSRVLKPDCQTKDIRISGGDVGGSAAFKAYQTSKIAEGEAAGLTLREARELAAFYGSNASEVFAYARDAETQAWAARCGLPLAAAARLAYAVEREMAVKPEDFLIRRTGWLFFNISEARRMKEAVIAAMAERLGWSTDQKLAYAEQMNQYLREAADAVQQVR; encoded by the coding sequence ATGAATGCTGGAACCCCTGTTAGCAGCCTTGTCCCTACTAAACGAGCTTTCTCCGCGTTCAGCCGGGAAGCGATTTTGCAGCAGCTCGAGGAAGGCCCGCTTGATGTTTTGATCATTGGCGGGGGCATTACCGGAGCCGGGATTGCCCTGGATGCGGCAAGCCGCGGCCTGAAGACGGGGCTGGTGGAGATGCAGGATTTTGCGGCGGGCACGTCGAGCCGGTCCACCAAGCTGGTGCACGGCGGCCTGCGGTATTTGAAACAGCTGGAGATTGGTGTGGTGGCCGAGGTCGGCAAGGAGCGGGCGATTGTATATGAGAACGGCCCGCATGTGACGACGCCGGAATGGATGCTGCTGCCGTTCTACGAGGGCGGCACGTTTGGGCCGCTGTCCACTTCGTTTGGCCTGCGGGTATACGATTTCCTGGCCGGCGTGAAGAAGTCGGAGCGCCGCTCCATGCTCAGCCCGGAGGAGACGCTCCGCAAAGAGCCGCTGCTGAAGCAGGAAGGGCTGCGTGGAGGCGGGTATTACGTGGAGTACCGGACCGATGATGCCCGCTTGACGGTTGAAGTGATGAAGAAGGCCGCCGAATACGGCGCGCAGGCCGTGAACTATACGAAAGTCGAATCGCTTATCTACGCGAACGAAGGCGGCGGTGAAGCGAAACTGACCGGCGTCCAGATCACAGATCTCCTCAGCGGACGGAGTTATCAGCTCCATGCCGCCAAAATTGTCAACGCGGCAGGCCCTTGGGTGGATACGATCCGCGAGCTGGATCGCTCGAAGTCGGGCAAGACGCTGCGGCTTACCAAAGGCGTTCACCTGGTCTTTGATCAAAGCCGCTTTCCGCTGCGGCAGGCTGTTTATTTCGATACGCCTGACGGGCGGATGGTGTTCGCCATTCCGAGAGGGGGCAAGACGTATTTCGGCACAACCGATACGAACTATGCGGGGGATATTGTCCACCCGCTGGCCGATCGGGCAGACCGGGATTATTTGCTGACCGCCGCCAATTTTATGTTCCCGAACCTGAAGCTTGAGAACGGGGATATTGAATCAAGCTGGGCAGGACTGCGTCCGCTGATCCAGCAGGAAGGCAAAGACCCTTCGGAAATTTCGCGGCGGGACGAGATTTTTCACTCGCCTTCGGGTCTCATCTCCATTGCCGGGGGTAAGCTGACCGGCTACCGGAAGATGGCGGAGCATGTGGTGGACGATGTCCTCCGCCGGTTAAGTGCGGAGGGCCGGCTGCAGAGCCGGGTTCTGAAGCCTGATTGCCAGACCAAGGATATCCGTATCTCCGGCGGGGATGTAGGGGGTTCGGCAGCGTTCAAGGCTTATCAGACATCAAAAATAGCCGAAGGCGAAGCCGCCGGGCTGACCTTGCGGGAAGCGCGCGAGCTCGCCGCCTTCTACGGTTCCAACGCTTCAGAGGTCTTCGCTTACGCCAGGGACGCCGAAACGCAGGCTTGGGCAGCACGCTGCGGTCTGCCGCTTGCTGCTGCGGCCCGGCTGGCCTATGCGGTCGAGCGGGAGATGGCCGTGAAGCCGGAGGATTTCCTTATCCGCCGCACGGGATGGCTGTTCTTTAACATCAGCGAAGCCCGCCGGATGAAGGAAGCGGTAATCGCCGCAATGGCCGAACGTTTGGGGTGGTCAACAGATCAGAAACTGGCCTATGCGGAGCAGATGAACCAATATTTGCGGGAAGCGGCGGACGCCGTGCAGCAAGTTCGATAA
- a CDS encoding NUDIX hydrolase — protein MSAQEMLDVYTAQKVRIGSVSRQQAHAEGLWHQTFQCWVVDKHADPGNPGLLFQLRAEDKDTFPGKLDISCAGHLLAGETPEDGIRELEEELGIKAEFRDLRYCGMVAQESYISPAIIDREFNQVYLYESGLPLEKYFFQTSEISGLFFIGLAEYKALLNGECDYVEARDGVRHDRGLDRVYRSVERFGLEDFTPNSEAYYKLLFEAFGK, from the coding sequence GTGTCAGCTCAGGAGATGCTGGACGTATACACAGCACAGAAGGTAAGAATAGGCAGCGTCAGCCGCCAGCAGGCGCATGCCGAGGGCTTGTGGCATCAGACGTTTCAATGCTGGGTGGTTGACAAACACGCTGATCCGGGCAATCCCGGACTTCTGTTTCAGCTCCGCGCGGAGGATAAAGATACCTTTCCCGGTAAATTGGATATCTCCTGCGCCGGACATTTGCTTGCCGGCGAGACGCCGGAGGACGGGATCCGCGAGCTGGAAGAAGAGCTGGGGATTAAAGCGGAGTTCCGGGATCTTCGTTACTGCGGCATGGTGGCGCAGGAGAGCTATATTTCCCCGGCGATTATCGACCGGGAGTTTAATCAAGTGTATTTGTACGAAAGCGGACTGCCGCTTGAGAAGTATTTTTTTCAAACCAGTGAAATATCAGGTCTTTTCTTCATCGGTCTGGCCGAATACAAAGCGCTGCTCAACGGAGAGTGCGATTACGTCGAAGCAAGGGACGGGGTCCGCCACGACCGCGGGCTGGATAGGGTGTACCGCTCTGTAGAGCGGTTCGGGCTTGAAGATTTTACACCCAATTCCGAGGCCTACTACAAGCTGCTGTTTGAAGCCTTCGGTAAATAA
- a CDS encoding spore coat protein has translation MYRNKPQHLAWHETLELHELTAFQSNHLVLFKMLLTDVTDPELKALYVETIKCIEGNLKELLKYYPKAPEGTRGESKGMDMTGVYAGLLLGFAKTAIRSYAIGITETSTPALRETLHKQLDNAIKLHAKIFHFMQERGLYAAYDLPKLLENDINQANKAISL, from the coding sequence TTGTACAGAAACAAACCGCAGCATTTGGCCTGGCATGAAACGTTAGAGCTACATGAACTAACCGCTTTTCAAAGCAACCATCTGGTTCTGTTTAAAATGCTTTTGACCGACGTTACGGATCCGGAATTGAAGGCTCTGTATGTAGAGACGATCAAATGTATTGAAGGCAATCTCAAGGAGCTGCTGAAGTATTATCCGAAGGCGCCGGAAGGCACCAGGGGAGAGTCCAAGGGCATGGATATGACGGGCGTTTATGCAGGCCTGCTGCTGGGATTCGCCAAAACGGCGATCCGTTCCTATGCAATTGGAATTACGGAAACCTCTACGCCTGCGCTGCGGGAGACGCTGCATAAACAGCTGGATAACGCGATCAAGCTTCATGCCAAGATTTTTCATTTCATGCAGGAACGCGGATTGTATGCGGCGTATGATCTTCCAAAGCTGCTGGAGAATGACATTAACCAGGCGAATAAAGCCATTTCTTTGTAA